Proteins from one Malania oleifera isolate guangnan ecotype guangnan chromosome 4, ASM2987363v1, whole genome shotgun sequence genomic window:
- the LOC131153467 gene encoding ras-related protein RABA5a translates to MAFYSEEEQTEDYLFKVVLIGDSAVGKSNLLARFARDEFYPNSKSTIGVEFQTQKMDINGKEVKAQIWDTAGQERFRAVTSAYYRGAVGALVVYDISRRQTFDSIGRWLNELHTHSDMNVVTILVGNKSDLKDAREVSMGEGKALAETQGLFFIETSALDSSNVAAAFQTVVREIYNILSRKVILSQELKKHDPAWMGNGKTVVLQGDVNDEVDPQPKKAWCCSS, encoded by the exons ATGGCATTTTATTCTGAAGAGGAACAGACTGAGGATTACCTCTTCAAGGTTGTTCTCATTGGTGATTCAGCTGTTGGGAAATCCAACTTGCTTGCGAGATTTGCAAGGGATGAGTTTTACCCCAATTCAAAATCAACAATAGGGGTGGAGTTCCAAACACAGAAGATGGATATTAATGGGAAGGAAGTTAAAGCACAGATCTGGGACACAGCAGGTCAAGAGCGATTCAGGGCTGTTACATCTGCCTATTACAGAGGAGCAGTTGGAGCTCTTGTGGTTTATGATATAAGTAGACGCCAGACATTTGATAGTATTGGCAGATGGCTTAATGAACTCCACA CTCACTCGGACATGAATGTAGTTACAATACTTGTAGGCAACAAGTCTGATCTCAAAGATGCCCGGGAAGTATCCATGGGAGAAGGCAAGGCTTTGGCAGAGACTCAAGGTTTGTTTTTCATAGAAACTTCAGCCTTGGACTCCTCCAACGTAGCAGCCGCATTTCAGACAGTTGTGAGAGAAATCTACAACATTTTAAGCCGGAAAGTTATCCTATCTCAAGAGCTTAAGAAACATGATCCTGCCTGGATGGGCAACGGTAAGACCGTGGTTTTGCAGGGAGATGTGAACGATGAAGTAGATCCACAACCCAAAAAAGCTTGGTGCTGTTCATCTTAA
- the LOC131153117 gene encoding putative yippee-like protein Os10g0369500 yields MGRLFIESLPGPKVFKCKCCKVDSASHNDLVSKDFQGRFGRAYLFKSVVNISLGPTEERQLMSGLHTVNDIYCSCCQQILGWRYDKAYEESEKYKEGLYILEKERMLKEGW; encoded by the exons ATGGGGCGGCTGTTCATAGAGTCATTACCGGGTCCGAAGGTCTTCAAATGCAAGTGCTGCAAGGTGGATTCCGCGTCTCACAACGACTTAGTTTCGAAGGATTTTCAAGGTCGTTTCGGGAGGGCTTACCTCTTCAAGAGCGT GGTAAATATATCTCTTGGGCCTACTGAAGAGCGGCAACTTATGAGTGGATTGCATACTGTAAATGACATTTATTGTAGCTGTTGTCAACAAATATTGGGCTGGAGATAC GATAAGGCTTATGAGGAGAGTGAAAAGTACAAGGAAGGATTGTATATTCTAGAGAAGGAGCGGATGTTGAAGGAGGGATGGTGA